From a region of the Castor canadensis chromosome 7, mCasCan1.hap1v2, whole genome shotgun sequence genome:
- the Pars2 gene encoding probable proline--tRNA ligase, mitochondrial isoform X1, translating to MLERVNSSFSSLYWSVMEGLLTRCRALSALATCSRQLSEYVPHRFHPCGPGKGQRLVLSRMFQPQNLREDQVLSLDGKSDSLTCKSQRLMLQVGLVLPASPGCYHLLPYTVRAMEKLVQVIDQEMQAIGGQKVNMPTLGPAELWRASSRWDLMGKELLRLRDRHGKEYCLGPTHEEVITALVASQKKLSYKQLPFLLYQVTRKFRDEPRPRFGLLRGREFYMKDMYTFDSSPETAQQTYCLVCDAYCRLFDRLGLRFIKAQADVGSIGGNMSHEFQLPVDIGEDRLAICPSCNFSANMEILDLSQTNCPACQGPLTETKGIEVGHTFYLGTKYSSIFNAQFTNAHGKPSLAEMGCYGLGVTRILAAAIEVLSTEDCVRWPSLLAPYQVCLIPPKKGSKEAETSELSGHLYDHITEAVPHLHGEVVLDDRTHLSIGNRLKDANKLGYPFVIIVGKRALEDPAHFEVWCQNTGEVVFLTKEGVLELLRTQVQVV from the exons ATgctggagagggtgaattcaa GTTTTTCTTCCCTGTACTGGAGTGTCATGGAAGGCCTGCTGACAAGATGCAGAGCATTGTCTGCCCTGGCCACCTGCAGCCGCCAGCTGTCTGAATATGTTCCCCACAGGTTTCACCCCTGTGGCCCAGGGAAAGGGCAGCGCTTGGTTCTGTCCCGCATGTTCCAGCCGCAGAACTTGAGGGAAGACCAGGTGCTGTCCTTGGATGGAAAATCTGACAGCTTGACCTGTAAGAGCCAGCGGCTGATGCTGCAGGTGGGCCTGGTCCTCCCAGCAAGTCCTGGCTGTTACCACCTCCTGCCCTATACTGTTCGTGCCATGGAGAAGCTCGTGCAGGTGATAGACCAGGAGATGCAGGCCATTGGGGGACAGAAAGTCAATATGCCCACCCTTGGCCCGGCAGAGCTCTGGCGAGCTTCCAGCCGCTGGGACCTGATGGGTAAGGAGCTTCTAAGACTTAGAGACAGGCATGGCAAGGAATACTGCTTAGGACCAACTCATGAAGAAGTCATTACAGCCCTGGTTGCGTCCCAGAAGAAACTGTCCTACAAGCAGCTTCCGTTCCTGTTGTACCAGGTGACAAGGAAGTTTCGGGATGAGCCCAGGCCCCGCTTTGGTCTTCTCCGTGGCCGGGAGTTTTACATGAAAGATATGTACACGTTCGACTCTTCCCCAGAGACTGCCCAGCAGACCTACTGCCTAGTGTGCGATGCCTACTGCCGCCTGTTTGACAGACTGGGGCTGAGATTTATCAAGGCCCAGGCAGATGTGGGCAGCATCGGGGGCAACATGTCTCACGAGTTCCAGCTACCAGTGGATATTGGAGAGGACCGGCTCGCAATCTGTCCCAGTTGCAACTTCTCAGCCAACATGGAGATACTAGACTTGTCACAAACAAACTGCCCTGCTTGTCAGGGACCGCTGACGGAAACCAAAGGCATTGAGGTGGGACACACGTTCTACCTGGGTACCAAGTACTCCTCCATTTTCAATGCTCAGTTTACCAATGCCCATGGCAAACCATCCCTGGCTGAAATGGGATGTTATGGCTTGGGGGTAACACGGATCTTGGCTGCTGCCATTGAAGTTCTCTCTACAGAAGACTGTGTCCGCTGGCCAAGCCTCCTGGCCCCTTACCAAGTCTGCCTCATCCCACCTAAGAAGGGTAGTAAGGAGGCAGAAACTTCAGAGCTCTCTGGGCACCTCTATGATCACATCACAGAGGCGGTGCCTCACCTCCATGGGGAGGTCGTGTTGGATGACAGGACCCATCTGAGTATTGGAAACAGATTGAAAGATGCCAACAAGCTTGGCTACCCCTTCGTGATAATTGTTGGCAAGAGGGCCCTGGAGGACCCTGCACACTTTGAGGTTTGGTGCCAGAACACTGGTGAGGTGGTCTTCCTCACCAAAGAAGGAGTCTTAGAATTACTGAGGACCCAAGTGCAGGTTGTCTGA
- the Pars2 gene encoding probable proline--tRNA ligase, mitochondrial isoform X2, whose translation MEGLLTRCRALSALATCSRQLSEYVPHRFHPCGPGKGQRLVLSRMFQPQNLREDQVLSLDGKSDSLTCKSQRLMLQVGLVLPASPGCYHLLPYTVRAMEKLVQVIDQEMQAIGGQKVNMPTLGPAELWRASSRWDLMGKELLRLRDRHGKEYCLGPTHEEVITALVASQKKLSYKQLPFLLYQVTRKFRDEPRPRFGLLRGREFYMKDMYTFDSSPETAQQTYCLVCDAYCRLFDRLGLRFIKAQADVGSIGGNMSHEFQLPVDIGEDRLAICPSCNFSANMEILDLSQTNCPACQGPLTETKGIEVGHTFYLGTKYSSIFNAQFTNAHGKPSLAEMGCYGLGVTRILAAAIEVLSTEDCVRWPSLLAPYQVCLIPPKKGSKEAETSELSGHLYDHITEAVPHLHGEVVLDDRTHLSIGNRLKDANKLGYPFVIIVGKRALEDPAHFEVWCQNTGEVVFLTKEGVLELLRTQVQVV comes from the coding sequence ATGGAAGGCCTGCTGACAAGATGCAGAGCATTGTCTGCCCTGGCCACCTGCAGCCGCCAGCTGTCTGAATATGTTCCCCACAGGTTTCACCCCTGTGGCCCAGGGAAAGGGCAGCGCTTGGTTCTGTCCCGCATGTTCCAGCCGCAGAACTTGAGGGAAGACCAGGTGCTGTCCTTGGATGGAAAATCTGACAGCTTGACCTGTAAGAGCCAGCGGCTGATGCTGCAGGTGGGCCTGGTCCTCCCAGCAAGTCCTGGCTGTTACCACCTCCTGCCCTATACTGTTCGTGCCATGGAGAAGCTCGTGCAGGTGATAGACCAGGAGATGCAGGCCATTGGGGGACAGAAAGTCAATATGCCCACCCTTGGCCCGGCAGAGCTCTGGCGAGCTTCCAGCCGCTGGGACCTGATGGGTAAGGAGCTTCTAAGACTTAGAGACAGGCATGGCAAGGAATACTGCTTAGGACCAACTCATGAAGAAGTCATTACAGCCCTGGTTGCGTCCCAGAAGAAACTGTCCTACAAGCAGCTTCCGTTCCTGTTGTACCAGGTGACAAGGAAGTTTCGGGATGAGCCCAGGCCCCGCTTTGGTCTTCTCCGTGGCCGGGAGTTTTACATGAAAGATATGTACACGTTCGACTCTTCCCCAGAGACTGCCCAGCAGACCTACTGCCTAGTGTGCGATGCCTACTGCCGCCTGTTTGACAGACTGGGGCTGAGATTTATCAAGGCCCAGGCAGATGTGGGCAGCATCGGGGGCAACATGTCTCACGAGTTCCAGCTACCAGTGGATATTGGAGAGGACCGGCTCGCAATCTGTCCCAGTTGCAACTTCTCAGCCAACATGGAGATACTAGACTTGTCACAAACAAACTGCCCTGCTTGTCAGGGACCGCTGACGGAAACCAAAGGCATTGAGGTGGGACACACGTTCTACCTGGGTACCAAGTACTCCTCCATTTTCAATGCTCAGTTTACCAATGCCCATGGCAAACCATCCCTGGCTGAAATGGGATGTTATGGCTTGGGGGTAACACGGATCTTGGCTGCTGCCATTGAAGTTCTCTCTACAGAAGACTGTGTCCGCTGGCCAAGCCTCCTGGCCCCTTACCAAGTCTGCCTCATCCCACCTAAGAAGGGTAGTAAGGAGGCAGAAACTTCAGAGCTCTCTGGGCACCTCTATGATCACATCACAGAGGCGGTGCCTCACCTCCATGGGGAGGTCGTGTTGGATGACAGGACCCATCTGAGTATTGGAAACAGATTGAAAGATGCCAACAAGCTTGGCTACCCCTTCGTGATAATTGTTGGCAAGAGGGCCCTGGAGGACCCTGCACACTTTGAGGTTTGGTGCCAGAACACTGGTGAGGTGGTCTTCCTCACCAAAGAAGGAGTCTTAGAATTACTGAGGACCCAAGTGCAGGTTGTCTGA